Genomic DNA from Streptomyces venezuelae:
CACCTGGGGTGGGTGCGGCGTGGCCTGGTGCGACGACCCCGACGTCCACCCGGACGAACCCCTCGCCGAGGTCCTGCGCCGGCTCATCACGGCGCTGGAGCGGGAGCCGGGCACGAGCTGCCCCGTCTGCGCGGACACCGCCCTCACCTGGAAGCACGGCCTGGCGCACGAGCCGTCGTCGGGAGCGGTCTGCACGGGCTGCGGCATCGTCGTGCCCGGCCCGGTCCTCACGGCCGACGCCGTGGACCGGGCGCGCGCGAGGCGGTTGCGTCCCCTGGTGTCGGCGTGAGGAACGGAGCGGTCAGGGCGTGACCACATCCGTGTGGATCGCCAGTTTGAACTGGGCGTGGATCAGCGGCGTGCGGAGCTTCACGTCTCCCACGCCGCGTGCCGAGATCTTCAGGCCGAGCGGTGTGCCCGGGTGCACGAACATCTGCCAGAGGTAGGTCCTGTACTGCCCGCCCCTGGTCGGCGCGGAGTCGGTCGTCGCGGTCGAGTCGTACCCCGTCGAGAGGTTCAGCGGGTCACGGACGTACCGCGAGCGGAACTCGGTCGCCTTCGCGTCCGGCTCCCAGAAGACCATCGCCGAGAGCATGCCCCAGCCCTCGTGGCTGGGCCATATCAGTCCTGAGCGCGCGTCCGGGTACTCCGAAGGGCTCGTCAGACCCTTCGACGGGTCGTGCATGCGCCACGGATCGTACGACTCGTCACCGGCGCCGTACGGGAAGCGCACCAGGTGGTAGCCGTCACTGTCGTACTTGACGGCCTGCTTCCCGTGGCGTGCGGCGTCCCACAGCAGTGAGCAAATGGCGACGGACATCGGCTCTCCCCCGTTCTGTGTCTGTGTCTGTGCCGGCGGATTCGCTTACGTAGAACACACGTTGATACGCCGGACCCAGTTGCGGCCAGACATGGCACAGGAAATTCCGGACCGGTCGCCGCTACCGCTTCCGGGGTCCGCGGTCCACCAGGAGGCGGGAGCCGCTGTGCCGCTCGCCGAAGACGTCGTCGGGGTTGGACAGCACGCAGGTGTCCAGGGACAGGCAGCCGCAGCCGATGCAGTCGGTCAGGTGGTCGCGCAGCCTGCCCAGCTGCTTGATGCGCTCGTCCAGCTCCGAGCGCCACCCCTCGGAGAGCCGCGCCCAGTCCTCGCGGGTCGGCGTGCGCTCCTCGGGGAGCGAGTCGAGGGCCTCGCGGATCGTCGAGAGCGGGATGCCGACGCGCTGGGAGGCGCGGATGAAGGCGACGCGGCGGAGCGTGTCCCGGTGGTAGCGGCGCTGGTTGCCGGAGGTGCGGCGGCTGGTGATGAGGCCCTTGGACTCGTAGAAGTGCAGGGCGGACACGGCGACGCCGCTGCGGTCGGCGAGCTGGCCGACGGTGAGTTCGTGGACCTTCTCCGGTATCTGGGGCACACCACAAACCTACTGGCTGGTCCGTTGACACGCGTGGGCCCACGCACCATGCTGAGCAAGCGCTTAGTCTGCATACGTCTAGGAGGCCAGGGACATGGCGGAGCCGAGGATCTTCACGTCGCCCGAGGAGCTGCGCGCCGGAGTCGGCGAGCAGCTCGGGTACAGCGACTGGCTGGAGATCGACCAGAAGCGGATCGACCTCTTCGCCGAGGCGACCGGCGATCACCAGTGGATCCACGTGGACGCGGAGAAGGCGGCCGAGGGCCCCTTCGGGACGACCATCGCGCACGGCTACCTGACGCTGTCGCTGCTGCCGATCCTGGTGCCGCAGACGATGCGCGTCGAGGGCATGAAGATGGGCCTCAACTACGGCACGGAGAAGGTCCGCTTCCCCTCCCCCGTGCCGGTCGGCTCGCGGCTGCGCGCGACCGCCGTGCTCACGGACGTCACGCCGACCAAGGACGGCGGCGTACAGGTGACGGCCAAGGTCACCGTCGAGCGCGAGGGCGGCGACAAGCCGGCCTGCGTGGCGGAGTCGGTGTCGCGCTACTACTTCTGAGGCTCCACGGGCCTGGCGCCCACCATGCGCAGCACGAGGTCGGCGTAGAGCGCGCCGACCTCGTCGGGCGTCCGGTGTCCCGCCGCGTTGAACCAGCGGGCGACGTCGATGCAGAGCGACAGGACGGCGAGCGTGGTGCCGGGCACGTCGGGGACGTCGAACTCCCCCGTCCGCACGCCGTCGTTGATGATGTCCCGCACGGCCGCGTCCGACTGGCGGCGCAGCGCGACGATCTCGGTACGGTGCTCGTCGCCGAGCGCGTCCAGCTCGTACTGCACGACCCGCGCGGTCGTGTGGTGCGCGGCGTGCCAGCCGACGAAGGACCGGACGGCTTCCTGGAGCCGTTCGGCGGGGCCGCCCGCGCCGTCCGCCGCGGTCCGCAGGATCGTCAGGGCCTTGTCGTGGCCGATCCGGCTGATGCGGTGGAGCAGCTCTTCCTTCGTCTTGTAGTGGATGTAGAGCGCGGCGGGGCTCATGCCGGCACGGCCCGCGATGTCCCGGGTCGTCGTCGCGTGGTAGCCACGCTCGGCGAAGGCCTCGACGGCGGCGACCAGCAGCCGCCTGGCCGCGTCGGGGCTGACCTCGCCCCACGGCTGCTCCTCGCCGGGCGTCTCCTCCGCCGTACCCATGTCCACTCCTTCACCGTTCGGGAGGGACACCATACCCCTGACGGTGAGCAAGCGCTTAGCGCGTCGGCCGGGTCAGGGCGCCTCCTGCCGGTCCCTGATCACCTTGGCGAGGGTGAACGCGGAGGTCGTCAGGTAGAGCACGGCGATGGCGAGGAAGCCCCGCACCCAGGCCGATGCGTCCAAGTAGCCGATGCCGACGGCGACGGCACCGAGGGAGACCGCGAAGGAGGCGACGGCCTGGCCGTAGAAGGCGTTGGTGGTCTGCTGCTGTTTGACGAACGGATCGGTCATGCCGTCAGCTTCGGGGAGGAACGGCGGACCCGGTATCCGCTCACGTACTCAGGCCGGTACTCAGAAGGGTTCAGAAGGCCGAAACCCCCGTCAGCGCGCGGCCGATGACGAGCTTCTGTATCTGGCTCGTGCCTTCGTAGAGGGTCATGACGCGGGCGTCGCGCAGCAGCTTGCCCGCCGGGTACTCGTCGATGTAGCCGTACCCTCCGAAGACCTGAAGAGCGTTGTTCGCGGCCCGCACCGCGGCCTCGGAGGCGAACAGCTTGGCCTTGGAGGACTCCGTGGCGAACGGCTGCCCCCGGTCGATCAGATCGGCGACCCGCCAGGTCAGCAGGCGCGCGGCGTCCACGTCGACCGCGATGTCGCTGATCAGCTCCTGCACCAGCTGGTGGTGGGCGATGGTCTTCCCGAACTGCTCGCGCTCGGTGGCGTACCGCACCGCCGCGTCCAGGGCGGCCCTCGCGATGCCGACGCAGCCCGCCGCCACCGACATCCGCCCCTTCGCGAGGGCCGACATGGCGACGGAGAAGCCCTTGCCCTCGGGCGCCATCATGGCCGAGGCGGGCACGCGGACGTCCTCCAGGACGAGTTCGGCGGTGGCCTGGCCGCGCAGGCCGAGCTTGCCGTGGAGGGTGCGGCGGGTGAGGCCGGGGGTGTCGGTGGGGACGAGGAAGGCGGACACACCCTTGTGGCCGGGGGCGTCGCCGGTGCGGGCGAAGAGGAGCACGACATCGGCCCAGGTGCCGTTCGTGATGAACATCTTCGTGCCGTTGACGACGTACGAGTCCCCGTCGCGCACCGCCCGCGTGCTGAGGCTGCCCGCGTCGGAGCCGGTGCCCGGTTCGGTGAGCCCGAAGCATCCGACGTACTCGCCGGAGGTGAGCCCCGGCAGCCACTGCCGCTTCTGCTCCTCGCTGCCCCAGTGGGCGATGGTCTTGGCGACCAGGCCGAGCGAGACGGAGACGATGCCGCGCACGGAGGAGTCACCGCGCCCGAGCTCCTCGGTCACCAGGCAGTACGCGAGGTGGTCGCCGCCCGAGCCGCCGTACTCCTCGTCGATGGTGAGCCCGAGAAAGCCGACTTCGCCGAGCTTCTTCACCAGGGTGCGGTCGACGCTCTCCGCGCGGTCCCACTCGACGACGTGCGGTGCGATCTCGCGCGCGACGAAGTCCTCGGCCAGCTCCCGGACGGCGGTCTGCTCGTCGCTGAGCTCCAGGTTCATCGGGGGCACCTCTTCACGTCGACATTTAAATTAGCACTGCTAGTTTCTCGCGGCAGCCCTACTATGTGCCGCATGGCCCGACCGCGCAAGCCCCTCCTCAGCCGAGAACGCATCGTCGAGACGGCGCGCGCGCTCGTGGACGCCGAGGGGCTCGCGGCCGTCTCGACGCGCCGCCTCGCCGCGGAGCTCGGCGTCAGCGGGCCCTCCCTCTACAACCACTTCCGCACCAAGGACCAGATCCTGGAGGCGGTCGCCGACTCGGTGAGCGCACAGGTCGACCTGTCGATGTTCGAGCCCGACGACGCGCGGGACTGGCGCACGGCTCTG
This window encodes:
- a CDS encoding TetR/AcrR family transcriptional regulator — translated: MGTAEETPGEEQPWGEVSPDAARRLLVAAVEAFAERGYHATTTRDIAGRAGMSPAALYIHYKTKEELLHRISRIGHDKALTILRTAADGAGGPAERLQEAVRSFVGWHAAHHTTARVVQYELDALGDEHRTEIVALRRQSDAAVRDIINDGVRTGEFDVPDVPGTTLAVLSLCIDVARWFNAAGHRTPDEVGALYADLVLRMVGARPVEPQK
- a CDS encoding acyl-CoA dehydrogenase family protein — its product is MNLELSDEQTAVRELAEDFVAREIAPHVVEWDRAESVDRTLVKKLGEVGFLGLTIDEEYGGSGGDHLAYCLVTEELGRGDSSVRGIVSVSLGLVAKTIAHWGSEEQKRQWLPGLTSGEYVGCFGLTEPGTGSDAGSLSTRAVRDGDSYVVNGTKMFITNGTWADVVLLFARTGDAPGHKGVSAFLVPTDTPGLTRRTLHGKLGLRGQATAELVLEDVRVPASAMMAPEGKGFSVAMSALAKGRMSVAAGCVGIARAALDAAVRYATEREQFGKTIAHHQLVQELISDIAVDVDAARLLTWRVADLIDRGQPFATESSKAKLFASEAAVRAANNALQVFGGYGYIDEYPAGKLLRDARVMTLYEGTSQIQKLVIGRALTGVSAF
- the soxR gene encoding redox-sensitive transcriptional activator SoxR, whose translation is MPQIPEKVHELTVGQLADRSGVAVSALHFYESKGLITSRRTSGNQRRYHRDTLRRVAFIRASQRVGIPLSTIREALDSLPEERTPTREDWARLSEGWRSELDERIKQLGRLRDHLTDCIGCGCLSLDTCVLSNPDDVFGERHSGSRLLVDRGPRKR
- a CDS encoding MaoC family dehydratase, which produces MAEPRIFTSPEELRAGVGEQLGYSDWLEIDQKRIDLFAEATGDHQWIHVDAEKAAEGPFGTTIAHGYLTLSLLPILVPQTMRVEGMKMGLNYGTEKVRFPSPVPVGSRLRATAVLTDVTPTKDGGVQVTAKVTVEREGGDKPACVAESVSRYYF